A part of Miscanthus floridulus cultivar M001 chromosome 6, ASM1932011v1, whole genome shotgun sequence genomic DNA contains:
- the LOC136461938 gene encoding thylakoid lumenal 17.9 kDa protein, chloroplastic-like: protein MSPGTTAPAPPRGPPPASAVAPIRTRLLSSVAKVALTAALVCGAGGPAAVVAAAQAVPFVRPPPLQGKPFASSTPYAQSQKLQLGLDKLGKIRACPSTNPGCVSTNPLGSSGSFASPLLIPESSAGEKAVVSLRQAIEKTQSNVDFKVDEDTQYGHYIEAEMDGGVGRDVMEFLVKKDAGVVAYRCMATKVTFVYPFTTAVGDSKGQKQRIAAISQELGWYAPDIQSSMDSADDVNYVP, encoded by the exons ATGTCGCCGGGCACAACTGCTCCGGCGCCGCCGCGCGGTCCTCCGCCTGCTTCAGCAGTGGCACCAATCCGGACGCGGCTCCTCTCCTCCGTCGCGAAGGTAGCGCTCACGGCTGCGCTCGTCTGCGGCGCTGGCGGCCCCGctgccgtcgtcgccgccgctcAGGCCGTCCCGTTCGTCCGTCCTCCACCCCTGCAGGGAAAGCCCTTCGCCTCCTCCACTCCTTACGCGCAGTCTCAGAAGCTGCAGCTTGGCCTTGACAAGCTCGG AAAGATCAGGGCATGCCCGTCCACCAACCCGGGGTGCGTGTCCACCAACCCGCTGGGATCCTCCGGCTCCTTCGCCTCACCACTGCTCATCCCGGAATCATCCGCCGGGGAGAAGGCCGTCGTC TCGTTGCGGCAAGCCATCGAGAAGACGCAGAGTAACGTGGACTTCAAGGTCGATGAAGACACTCAATATGGTCACTACATCGAGGCGGAGATGGACGGCGGTGTTGGCCGGGACGTGATGGAGTTCCTGGTGAAGAAAGACGCCGGCGTGGTGGCGTACCGGTGCATGGCCACCAAGGTCACCTTCGTCtaccccttcaccaccgccgtcgGCGACTCCAAGGGCCAGAAGCAGAGGATTGCGGCCATCTCGCAGGAGCTCGGATGGTACGCCCCGGACATCCAGTCCTCCATGGACTCCGCCGACGACGTCAACTACGTTCCGTGA
- the LOC136457959 gene encoding LOW QUALITY PROTEIN: non-specific phospholipase C6-like (The sequence of the model RefSeq protein was modified relative to this genomic sequence to represent the inferred CDS: inserted 1 base in 1 codon): protein MPPKAASPCPPPVPAPSSLLRPARTRARLAFRRTHAVPDMATGSPRRLPLPLLLLLFLLLFAVNGSANGARPSPIKNVVVLALENRSFDHMLGWMSRLLGLPVDGLTGAECNPNSNSTNSTSSICVSADANLVVPDDPGHSFEDVLEQVFGNGNISAAAAQPSMSGFVRSALSVNALLSSAVMRAFRPSLLPAFSALAPAFAVFDRWFSSILGPTQPNRLFLYSATSRGAVAHDKLDLLLGYPQRTIFESLAADGHDFAVYFKTIPTVLFYRRLRALRYAARTFHRYDAAFKDHARRGVLPALSVIEPRYFDLTGTPADDDHPAHDVANGQRLVKDVYEALRASPQWNQTLLIVTYDEHGGFYDHVATPTAGVPXPDGIRGPPPFFFKFDRLGVRVPTIMVSPWIKKGTVVGRAVGPTDTSEFEHSSIPATIKKIFNLSSDFLTKRDAWAGTFEHIFTELDQPRTDCPETLPEVPFERPTPPKEHGWLSDFQRELVELASFLNGDYMLTSLAQESRKKKMTVKQADAYVRRAITSFLQASKQAVRLGANESAIVTMRSSLTSKSSSSSSP from the exons ATGCCGCCAAAGGCCGCCAGCCCATGTCCACCTCCCGTCCCGGCTCCATCTTCTCTTCTCCGACCCGCACGAACACGAGCACGGCTGGCATTTCGTCGAACACACGCCGTGCCGGACATGGCAACGGGATCGCCCCGCCGCCTTCcgctgccgctcctcctcctcctgttcctCCTCCTCTTCGCCGTCAACGGCAGCGCCAATGGCGCCCGCCCCAGCCCCATAAAGAACGTGGTGGTGCTGGCGCTGGAGAACCGGTCGTTCGACCACATGCTGGGCTGGATGagccgcctgctgggcctcccCGTCGACGGGCTCACCGGCGCCGAGTGCAACCCCAACTCCAACTCCACCAATTCCACCTCCTCCATCTGCGTGTCCGCCGACGCCAACCTCGTCGTCCCCGACGACCCGGGCCACTCCTTCGAGGACGTCCTGGAGCAGGTCTTCGGCAACGGCAacatctccgccgccgccgcgcagcccTCCATGTCGGGCTTCGTCCGCAGCGCGCTCTCCGTCAACGCGCTCCTCTCCTCCGCCGTCATGCGCGCCTTCCGGCCCTCCCTCCTCCCGGCCTTCTCCGCGCTGGCCCCCGCCTTCGCCGTCTTCGACCGCTGGTTCTCCTCCATCCTGGGCCCCACGCAGCCCAACCGGCTGTTCCTCTACTCCGCCACCTCCCGCGGCGCCGTCGCGCACGACAAGCTCGACCTCCTCCTCGGCTACCCGCAGCGCACCATCTTCGAGTCCCTCGCCGCCGACGGCCACGACTTCGCCGTCTACTTCAAGACCATCCCCACCGTGCTCTTCTACCGCCGCCTCCGCGCGCTCCGCTACGCCGCCCGCACCTTCCACCGCTACGACGCCGCCTTCAAGGACCACGCACGCCGCGGCGTCCTCCCGGCGCTCTCCGTCATCGAGCCCAGGTACTTCGACCTCACGGGGACTCCCGCCGACGACGACCACCCGGCGCACGACGTCGCCAACGGCCAGCGCCTCGTCAAGGACGTGTACGAGGCGCTTCGGGCCAGCCCGCAGTGGAACCAGACGCTGCTCATCGTCACCTACGACGAGCACGGCGGCTTCTACGACCACGTCGCCACGCCCACCGCCGGCGTGC AGCCCGACGGCATCCGGGGcccgccgcccttcttcttcaagtTCGACCGCCTCGGCGTCAGGGTGCCCACCATCATGGTCTCGCCGTGGATCAAGAAGGGCACCGTCGTCGGCCGTGCCGTCGGGCCCACGGACACCTCCGAGTTCGAGCACTCCTCCATCCCGGCCACCATCAAGAAGATCTTCAACCTCTCCTCCGATTTCCTCACCAAGAGAGACGCGTGGGCCGGTACCTTCGAGCACATCTTCACTGAGCTCGACCAACCAAGAACAGATTGCCCAG AGACATTGCCAGAAGTGCCATTTGAGAGACCAACTCCACCCAAAGAACACGGCTGGCTCTCTGATTTCCAGCGCGAGCTCGTCGAGCTCGCGAGCTTCCTGAATGGCGACTACATGCTGACGAGCCTTGCGCAAGAGAGccggaagaagaagatgacagtgAAGCAGGCCGATGCGTACGTGCGGCGAGCCATCACGAGCTTTCTGCAGGCGAGTAAGCAGGCAGTGCGGCTGGGCGCAAACGAATCTGCCATTGTGACGATGAGGTCGTCTCTGACAAGTAAGAGCAGCAGCTCATCAAGCCCTTGA
- the LOC136460408 gene encoding uncharacterized protein, translating to MSSPFSLSGQCGQAAKEVVLFARGRRTAIPLTPQNKKITRSLPNPPASSLPSRCAAPCPHGSTGEGGGAATVLGTDPTALTALLADLTSPANKARSRTEQQFHALRWSHQDALAHLLLSPAHPSAPIAAVLLRRLIASSSQSFVYPALLPATQSSLRALLLSAASAPMLPRSVSRKLSDAVAELTSFLLPANAWPDLLSFLYKSIDSPSSPPRLQESVLNILARLASHLAASFSNLHGLLLAALSHPSSSADVRVAGLNAAISLI from the exons ATGTCCTCTCCCTTTTCTCTCTCCGGCCAGTGCGGCCAAGCTGCAA AGGAAGTTGTTCTCTTCGCACGCGGCCGCCGCACCGCCATTCCTCTCACGccacaaaacaaaaaaatcacgCGCAGCCTCCCAAATCCCCCCGCCTCCTCGCTCCCCTCGCGCTGCGCCGCTCCGTGCCCCCATGGATCCACAGGCGAAGGCGGGGGCGCGGCTACGGTGCTGGGCACCGACCCGACGGCGCTAACTGCACTGCTGGCGGACCTCACCTCCCCGGCCAACAAGGCGCGATCACGCACGGAGCAGCAGTTCCACGCCCTCCGCTGGTCCCACCAGGACGCGCTCGCGCACCTGCTGCTCTCCCCGGCGCACCCCTCCGCGCCCATCGCCGCCGTGCTGCTGCGCCGCCTCATCGCCTCGTCATCCCAGTCCTTCGTCTACCCCGCGTTGTTGCCCGCCACGCAGTCCTCGCTCCGCGCGCTGCTCCTCTCGGCCGCCTCCGCGCCTATGCTCCCCAGGTCCGTCTCCAGGAAGCTCTCCGACGCCGTCGCCGAGCTCACCTCCTTCCTCCTGCCTGCCAACGCGTGGCCAGACCTACTCAGTTTCCTATACAAGTCCATCGATTCCCCGTCCTCCCCACCGAGACTGCAGGAGTCGGTGCTCAACATCCTGGCCCGACTGGCCTCCCACCTCGCAGCCAGCTTTTCCAACCTCCACGGGCTCCTCCTCGCTGCGCTctcccacccttcttcttctgccGACGTGCGCGTCGCAGGGCTCAACGCGGCCATCAGCCTCATCTAG